One Mastacembelus armatus chromosome 10, fMasArm1.2, whole genome shotgun sequence DNA window includes the following coding sequences:
- the LOC113144197 gene encoding protocadherin gamma-A10-like — translation MMAVRRSPSQMFLRWRLFCGQFLLLLHVINMVGGQIRYSVPEEMKKGSVIGNVAQDLGLDLKRLRAGRARIVTGENVQYTELKTDKGILVVNERIDREQLCGDTMPCSFSFEVILENPIELHRVTVEVLDINDHAPVFQNRDKPISFEISESAVVGVQFPLQSAEDLDVGQNTLQDYILSPNDNFILKQHANPDGTKYVEMVLQKPLDREQRPHLSLKLIAVDGGTPQRSGTVNIDVTVLDANDNAPVFSQSVYKASVMENTLKGTSIITVNATDADSGSYGQITYSLSKMKGSAADIFSIDAITGMISVSGLIDYEKDRKYEVRVEAKDQGGLTGTSKIIFDVFDVNDNAPIINIMSFSNPVSEDAPPGTTIAILNIKDADSEKNGQIKCSIDGKLPFKIESSLTNYYNLVSDQYFDRESVSEYNITITATDYGTPPLSSSTKLHLKISDVNDNAPLFDKISFSAHVTENNSPGVSIFAVSARDSDWNQNARISYLLEDTQVSGSPVSSYVTLNSETGVISAVRSFDYEQLKELQLIVKAQDGGSPPLSSNVTVKILVQDQNDNPPQVLYPVQTGGSVVAEMVPRSADVGYLVTKVVAVDVDSGQNAWLSYKLQKATDRALFEVGLQNGEIRTVRQVTDKDAVKQRLSVIVEDNGQPSRSATVIVNVAVADSFPEVLSEFTDFPHDKEYNDNLTFYLVLALAVVSFLFITSLVVIISVKIYRWRQSRVLYQSNLPVIPYYPPRYSDTLGTGTLQHVYNYEVCRTTDSRKSDCKFGRAGSQNVLIMDPSSTGTMQRIQSEKSILDEPDSPVEVS, via the coding sequence ATGATGGCAGTAAGAAGATCTCCCTCCCAAATGTTTTTAAGATGGCGATTGTTTTGTGGGCAGTTTTTGTTGCTGCTTCATGTGATTAACATGGTAGGTGGTCAGATTCGGTATTCTGTAccagaggagatgaagaaagGCTCGGTTATCGGTAATGTCGCACAAGACCTTGGCTTGGATCTGAAAAGGCTCCGTGCTGGGCGGGCCCGGATCGTGACCGGAGAAAACGTTCAGTACACCGAGCTGAAGACAGACAAAGGGATTCTAGTGGTGAACGAGAGAATAGACCGAGAGCAGCTTTGTGGAGACACGATGCCGTGTAGCTTCAGTTTTGAAGTGATTTTAGAAAATCCCATCGAGCTGCACAGAGTAACTGTTGAGGTTTTGGATATCAATGATCACGCTCCTGTTTTCCAGAATCGGGATAAACCGATCAGTTTTGAAATAAGTGAATCAGCTGTAGTCGGAGTACAGTTTCCACTGCAGAGTGCAGAGGATCTAGACGTGGGGCAGAATACTCTGCAGGATTATATTTTATCACCAAACGACAATTTTATACTGAAGCAACATGCAAACCCAGACGGGACCAAATATGTGGAAATGGTGCTGCAGAAGCCTCTAGACAGAGAACAACGTCCCCACTTGTCTCTAAAACTAATCGCAGTTGACGGAGGAACTCCACAGAGATCTGGTACAGTAAATATAGATGTTACTGTGTTAGATGCAAATGACAACGCTCCAGTATTTAGCCAGTCAGTGTACAAAGCATCTGTGATGGAAAACACATTGAAAGGAACTAGCATTATTACTGTAAACGCTACAGACGCCGACAGCGGTTCATATGGACAGATTACTTACAGTTTGTCTAAAATGAAAGGAAGCGCAGCAGATATTTTCAGTATTGATGCAATCACCGGGATGATTTCTGTCTCTGGACTAATAGACtatgaaaaagacagaaaatacgAAGTGAGAGTAGAGGCTAAAGATCAGGGTGGACTAACCGGGACgagtaaaataatatttgatgtttttgatgtAAATGACAATGCTCcaattataaatataatgtcGTTTTCTAACCCAGTTTCAGAGGACGCACCTCCCGGTACAACGATTGCTATTTTGAACATTAAAGATGCAGATTCTGAGAAAAATGGACAAATAAAATGTTCTATTGATGGAAAACTTCCCTTCAAGATCGAATCATCTCTAACAAACTATTACAATTTAGTCTCAGATCAATATTTTGACAGAGAATCTGTCTCAGAATATAACATAACAATAACAGCCACTGATTATGGGACTCCTCCTCTTTCTAGCTCAACAAAATTACATCTCAAGATCTCGGATGTAAACGACAATGCACCTTTATTtgataaaatcagtttttctgcTCACGTCACAGAAAATAATTCTCCCGGAGTTTCGATATTTGCAGTGAGCGCACGGGACTCAGATTGGAATCAAAACGCCAGAATCTCGTATCTTTTAGAGGACACTCAGGTCAGTGGCAGTCCAGTTTCTTCTTATGTGACATTAAACTCTGAAACTGGGGTTATTAGTGCAGTTCGCTCTTTTGATTATGAGCAACTTAAAGAACTTCAGCTCATAGTGAAAGCGCAGGATGGAGGCTCTCCTCCACTCAGTAGTAACGTGACAGTGAAAATCCTGGTCcaggaccagaacgacaacccGCCTCAGGTTCTGTACCCGGTCCAGACCGGTGGCTCTGTGGTGGCAGAAATGGTGCCTCGTTCAGCAGATGTGGGCTATCTGGTGACTAAAGTGGTGGCTGTTGATGTGGACTCTGGACAGAATGCCTGGCTCTCgtataaactgcagaaagccacagacagggcgctgtttgaagtgggcttacagaatggagaaataagaactgtccgccaagtgactgataaagatgcagtcaaacaaagactgagtgtTATAGTGGAGGACAACGGGCAGCCGTCtcgttcagccacagtgattgttAACGTGGCGGTGGCGGACAGCTTCCCTGAAGTGCTGTCGGAGTTCACTGACTTTCCACACGACAAGGAGTACAATGACAACCTGACTTTTTACTTAGTGTTGGCTCTGGCTgtagtttccttcctcttcatcacgtcTTTAGTGGTTATTATCTCAGTGAAAATCTACAGGTGGAGACAGTCTCGCGTCCTGTATCAGTCCAATCTGCCTGTGATTCCATATTATCCACCACGTTACTCAGACACTTTGGGGACAGGGACTCTCCAACACGTGTACAATTACGAGGTGTGCAGGACGACTGACTCCAGAAAGAGTGACTGTAAGTTCGGCAGAGCCGGTAGTCAGAACGTGCTGATCATGGACCCCAGTTCAACAGGGACGATGCAGCGGATACAGAGTGAAAAGAGCATCCTGGATGAACCAGACTCTCCTGTAGAGGTTAGTTAG